A single region of the Marinobacter nanhaiticus D15-8W genome encodes:
- a CDS encoding DUF2231 domain-containing protein → MTATTHRTHRSALNPLHAVLLAGTIPLFLGALLSDYAYASTYHIQWSLFASWLIAGGLVFAGLALLCAIIDLFRANRRRGLYLAYFVLLLVIWIAGFINALVHAKDAWGMMPTGFILSIVVTVLACAATWIGFSSLSAGGKE, encoded by the coding sequence ATGACGGCTACGACCCACCGAACGCATCGAAGTGCGTTGAACCCGCTTCACGCGGTATTACTCGCCGGAACCATTCCGCTATTTCTCGGGGCCCTGTTGAGCGATTACGCCTACGCGTCCACTTACCACATTCAGTGGAGCCTCTTCGCATCATGGCTGATCGCCGGGGGTCTGGTGTTCGCTGGGCTGGCACTACTGTGCGCGATCATCGATCTGTTTCGTGCCAACCGTCGACGCGGCTTGTATCTCGCCTACTTTGTCTTGCTTCTTGTCATCTGGATCGCGGGCTTCATCAACGCGCTGGTTCACGCCAAGGACGCCTGGGGCATGATGCCCACCGGCTTCATCCTGTCTATAGTCGTTACCGTGCTGGCCTGCGCGGCGACCTGGATCGGTTTCTCCAGTCTCAGTGCAGGAGGTAAGGAATGA
- a CDS encoding PQQ-dependent sugar dehydrogenase, which yields MKISRICYVTALSAFLSACGNNTADSERQYGPDPQLPEPQRGLLPGMTVPEPAAWGDQKPTVPDNYTITAIATDLKVPRQTLVLPNGDILVAEGSGGNAPLSKPKDVIAGYLKSQGSTPVKGGDRLTLLRDSDQDGRYETQTVFAENLNAPYGLALIDNDLFVANQDALVRFDYEEGQTKASGPPEEVTKLPSEINHHWTKAMTAGADGRFLYVGIGSNSNITERGMAAEVNRAEVWQIDAETGAHKPYATGLRNPTDLTIQPGTDQLWAVVNERDELGPNLVPDYLTTVQEGGFYGWPYSYWGQHVDHRVRPQKPEKVESAIVPDYSLGSHVAPLGLDFSVPEMGEEFSEGVFIGEHGSWNRANPVGYKVVFIPFSDGRPDGQPVDFATGFLSSDDKTRGRPVGVTVDPRGALIVADDLSHTIWRITPKGNE from the coding sequence ATGAAGATTTCTCGCATCTGTTACGTCACCGCCCTCTCGGCTTTTTTAAGCGCATGCGGCAATAACACCGCGGATTCGGAGCGCCAGTACGGACCAGACCCTCAGCTTCCCGAGCCCCAGCGCGGTCTCCTGCCCGGCATGACCGTTCCCGAACCCGCCGCATGGGGCGACCAGAAACCCACCGTACCCGACAACTACACGATTACGGCCATCGCCACCGACCTCAAGGTACCGCGCCAGACACTGGTGCTGCCCAACGGCGACATACTGGTGGCCGAAGGGAGCGGCGGTAATGCGCCGCTGTCGAAGCCCAAGGATGTCATCGCCGGCTACCTGAAATCGCAAGGCAGTACGCCAGTGAAAGGCGGTGACAGGCTCACTCTCCTGCGCGATTCTGATCAGGATGGCCGCTACGAGACGCAAACGGTCTTTGCCGAAAACCTCAACGCGCCATACGGGCTCGCCCTGATCGATAACGACCTGTTCGTTGCCAATCAGGACGCCTTGGTGCGGTTCGACTACGAGGAAGGCCAAACCAAGGCGAGCGGCCCGCCTGAAGAAGTGACGAAGCTGCCGTCAGAGATCAACCATCATTGGACCAAAGCGATGACGGCGGGTGCCGATGGACGCTTTCTCTACGTCGGCATTGGTTCAAACAGCAACATCACCGAGCGTGGCATGGCGGCAGAGGTCAACCGCGCAGAGGTCTGGCAGATCGATGCCGAGACAGGCGCGCACAAACCTTACGCCACCGGGCTGCGTAATCCGACCGACCTGACGATCCAGCCTGGAACAGACCAGCTATGGGCTGTAGTCAATGAGCGGGACGAGCTCGGACCGAACCTGGTGCCCGACTACCTGACGACGGTGCAGGAAGGCGGTTTCTACGGTTGGCCCTACAGTTACTGGGGGCAGCATGTCGATCACCGGGTCCGGCCCCAGAAACCGGAAAAGGTCGAATCGGCGATCGTTCCCGACTACAGCCTGGGATCCCATGTAGCCCCGCTCGGCCTGGATTTTTCCGTACCCGAGATGGGCGAAGAGTTCTCTGAGGGGGTCTTCATCGGTGAGCATGGCAGCTGGAACCGCGCGAATCCCGTCGGCTACAAGGTGGTTTTCATCCCCTTCAGTGACGGGCGTCCTGACGGCCAGCCGGTAGACTTTGCCACCGGATTTCTCTCAAGCGACGACAAAACCCGAGGGCGGCCGGTCGGTGTAACCGTGGACCCGCGCGGCGCCCTCATCGTCGCGGACGATCTCTCCCATACCATCTGGCGGATTACGCCGAAAGGAAACGAGTAA
- a CDS encoding substrate-binding domain-containing protein: MDVRRMLQFSFLGFLFCLTQSAVGDGLNFVLVSKNIDDANFVAAARGCAEAARAEGDACMHLGPSGAAHFRAQDKVVRQVLEQEVDGIAISVTNGEFLAKHSLRKLEGRNIPFITFDSDMPAPYQDLRKAYVGPDNEEIGYSLGEIVNQFKRSGSLCLMSASPFDTNLNQRLIGVREALADQLIDTASQPLQGESGWFETGRCPWFNADDSRRAVTQIFAAFTYEDSDAVVSVGGWPLVDTDRLRSVLTEYAEHLGSDKRVFVSATGELRPEDYALLHDGLVQGFVSIDFEAMGREVYRVLKSLSDGRVVDSIRRTPVRQVVRTDLTEETASNERPMGAGQTTSADRR; the protein is encoded by the coding sequence ATGGACGTCCGTCGGATGTTGCAGTTTTCCTTCCTTGGTTTTCTTTTCTGCCTGACCCAATCTGCAGTGGGTGACGGGCTTAACTTCGTGCTGGTCAGCAAGAATATCGATGATGCCAATTTCGTCGCCGCGGCACGTGGTTGCGCAGAGGCTGCCCGGGCAGAAGGGGATGCGTGCATGCATCTTGGTCCCTCCGGTGCAGCGCATTTCCGGGCGCAGGATAAGGTGGTCCGTCAGGTGCTGGAGCAGGAGGTGGACGGCATCGCGATTTCGGTCACCAATGGTGAGTTTCTTGCCAAGCACAGTTTGCGCAAACTGGAAGGCAGGAACATTCCCTTTATCACCTTCGATTCGGATATGCCTGCGCCGTATCAGGATCTGCGGAAAGCCTACGTGGGACCGGATAACGAGGAGATCGGCTACAGCCTGGGTGAGATCGTCAACCAGTTCAAGCGAAGTGGTTCTCTCTGCCTGATGAGTGCGAGTCCATTCGATACCAACCTTAACCAGCGGCTGATCGGTGTGCGGGAGGCACTGGCGGACCAGTTGATCGATACCGCATCACAACCGCTACAAGGCGAGAGCGGATGGTTCGAGACGGGCCGTTGTCCCTGGTTCAACGCGGATGACAGCCGCCGGGCGGTAACCCAGATCTTCGCTGCATTTACCTATGAGGATTCGGACGCGGTCGTTTCGGTGGGCGGCTGGCCGTTGGTGGATACAGATCGTTTGCGCAGTGTGCTAACGGAATATGCAGAACACTTGGGTTCGGACAAACGGGTCTTTGTCAGCGCGACCGGTGAACTTCGCCCGGAGGACTATGCGCTGTTGCATGACGGGTTGGTGCAGGGCTTCGTCTCGATCGACTTCGAGGCCATGGGCCGGGAAGTGTACCGGGTCTTGAAGTCGCTTTCAGACGGGCGGGTGGTCGATTCGATCAGGCGTACGCCGGTGAGGCAGGTCGTGCGCACTGATCTGACCGAAGAAACAGCGTCGAATGAGCGGCCCATGGGGGCGGGGCAGACCACTTCGGCGGACCGACGATGA
- a CDS encoding methyl-accepting chemotaxis protein, producing MSKTWGAVKDFDALQEELSGEMGDSTDLQRRFAAETLAWKNYLIRGEDIGARRDYWELVEDSRKGVEKNIRELDEQFSDAKVSSALQGFHRAHGTMVQIMAEARTKLDNNGFDADSVDRELEGLTAPVREALAELVRTIEERAAEKAALTESGAASQLKIGLVAMGVAIVLSAVLLFWLVRRTVTAPLKTVVNDLQRMAKGDFTRPVTQRSNDEVGLLARSAEELRTQLGGMLGRLRDASNQVASAAEELSTVALETERGIDRQRAETDQAATAMNQMSATVQEVARHAAESAVTSQALKDGTDKGRETIAGNARAVSAIATAMEEAFEVIQELDGHAADIGEVIDIITSIADQTNLLALNAAIEAARAGEAGRGFSVVADEVRSLAKKTQESTDRIASTIQKVQAGSGAAVGAIETSRTRTEEARRQAEEARQALEAISAGMGQITDLTTQIATATEEQNSVAEEINRNITGVSEVAAQSAASISQVTSSGEELAKLAGELKDMSARFVV from the coding sequence TTGTCGAAAACCTGGGGCGCGGTAAAGGACTTTGATGCGCTACAGGAAGAGTTGTCTGGCGAGATGGGCGATTCGACCGATCTGCAACGTCGTTTTGCTGCGGAAACGTTAGCCTGGAAAAACTATCTCATCAGGGGTGAGGATATTGGGGCGCGGCGCGATTATTGGGAGCTGGTGGAGGACTCAAGGAAAGGGGTTGAAAAAAACATTCGCGAACTCGATGAGCAGTTCTCCGATGCCAAAGTTTCATCCGCGCTGCAAGGTTTCCATCGAGCTCACGGGACGATGGTGCAAATTATGGCCGAGGCTCGCACCAAGCTCGATAACAATGGCTTTGATGCTGACAGCGTGGATCGCGAACTGGAGGGGCTCACTGCGCCCGTCCGAGAAGCGCTCGCCGAACTCGTCCGAACTATAGAAGAGCGTGCAGCGGAAAAGGCAGCACTCACAGAGTCAGGCGCAGCTTCCCAACTGAAGATCGGCCTGGTCGCGATGGGCGTTGCAATCGTGCTATCGGCGGTGCTGCTTTTCTGGCTCGTGCGTCGAACAGTCACCGCTCCCTTAAAGACGGTTGTTAACGATCTCCAGCGCATGGCCAAGGGTGACTTTACGCGCCCGGTCACCCAGCGCTCCAACGATGAGGTGGGCTTGCTCGCGCGCAGTGCTGAGGAGTTACGCACCCAGCTCGGGGGTATGCTTGGGCGGTTACGTGACGCGTCCAATCAGGTCGCGTCGGCCGCAGAGGAACTTTCCACGGTGGCCCTGGAAACCGAGAGAGGCATCGACCGGCAGCGTGCAGAAACCGACCAGGCGGCGACCGCAATGAATCAGATGAGCGCCACCGTGCAAGAGGTTGCGCGTCACGCGGCCGAATCGGCGGTGACTTCGCAGGCCCTGAAAGACGGTACGGATAAAGGGCGCGAGACCATCGCCGGTAATGCAAGAGCCGTCAGCGCTATTGCAACTGCCATGGAAGAGGCGTTCGAAGTCATCCAGGAGCTCGATGGTCACGCGGCGGACATTGGCGAGGTGATCGATATCATCACCAGCATTGCGGACCAGACCAACTTGCTGGCGTTGAACGCTGCAATCGAGGCGGCCCGCGCCGGCGAAGCTGGTCGTGGTTTCTCGGTGGTGGCTGACGAAGTGCGCTCTTTGGCAAAGAAAACCCAGGAGTCGACCGACCGTATCGCTTCGACCATACAGAAAGTCCAGGCTGGCAGCGGGGCGGCCGTTGGGGCCATTGAAACCAGTCGCACCAGGACGGAAGAAGCCCGTCGCCAAGCTGAAGAAGCACGGCAGGCCTTGGAAGCCATTAGCGCTGGCATGGGCCAGATTACGGACCTCACGACGCAGATCGCTACAGCGACCGAGGAGCAGAATTCGGTTGCTGAGGAGATTAACCGCAATATCACGGGCGTTAGCGAAGTGGCTGCGCAGAGCGCTGCTTCGATAAGCCAGGTGACGAGCTCAGGCGAAGAACTCGCCAAGCTGGCAGGCGAGCTCAAGGATATGTCGGCCCGGTTCGTGGTGTAA
- a CDS encoding invasion associated locus B family protein, whose protein sequence is MPLVANKMNKFLQFGILLCASVLVSQSVYADWKYVENTDPMTDENKSIAMTSHGRNESVIVRCDGNSDYDIILSVGEYLNDNARVPVQFRIDDKEPSEERSWSLSTDGTAVFAPLRYKKELIEGLKNGSQIVVQITDYRGSKPFSKFSLAGSSAAISQLTCLSN, encoded by the coding sequence ATGCCACTTGTCGCAAATAAGATGAATAAATTTCTTCAATTCGGAATTCTGCTCTGTGCGAGTGTACTTGTATCTCAGTCGGTTTACGCTGATTGGAAATACGTAGAAAATACCGATCCAATGACTGATGAGAACAAAAGCATTGCAATGACGAGTCATGGCAGAAATGAATCAGTTATCGTCAGATGTGACGGCAACAGTGACTACGACATAATTCTTAGTGTAGGCGAGTATCTCAATGATAATGCTCGCGTCCCTGTCCAATTTAGAATAGATGACAAAGAGCCATCGGAAGAACGAAGTTGGAGTCTGAGTACCGATGGAACAGCTGTTTTTGCCCCTTTACGGTACAAGAAAGAGCTCATTGAAGGGTTAAAAAATGGCAGTCAGATTGTAGTCCAGATTACTGACTATCGAGGATCAAAGCCGTTTTCGAAGTTCTCCCTTGCAGGATCTTCGGCCGCTATTAGTCAACTGACTTGCTTGTCGAATTAG
- a CDS encoding class I SAM-dependent methyltransferase, whose translation MSFYEEHVLPHLINQACTIGPIMKLRQQVVPKATGEVLEVGFGSGVNLQYYDPDKVSLVWGLEPSRGMRRKAAHNVARSPVKVRWLDLPGERIPLDDNSVDTVLLTYTLCTIPDWYLAMQQMRRVLKPGGQLLFCEHGRAPEPGVRKWQDRITPVWKKIAGGCHLNRPIGKLIEESGFEIESLENLYIEHAPRIAGYMYHGVARKVV comes from the coding sequence ATGTCATTTTACGAAGAACATGTCCTGCCTCATCTGATCAACCAGGCCTGCACCATCGGGCCCATCATGAAACTCCGCCAACAGGTGGTTCCCAAGGCGACCGGTGAAGTGCTTGAGGTCGGCTTCGGGTCAGGCGTCAACCTCCAGTACTACGACCCGGACAAGGTCAGCCTGGTCTGGGGCCTGGAACCTTCAAGAGGCATGCGCCGCAAGGCCGCCCACAACGTCGCAAGATCGCCGGTCAAAGTCCGTTGGCTGGATCTACCCGGCGAACGCATCCCGCTCGACGACAACAGTGTGGATACAGTACTCCTGACATACACCCTGTGCACCATCCCAGATTGGTATCTCGCCATGCAACAGATGCGCAGGGTCCTCAAACCCGGCGGTCAGCTCCTGTTCTGCGAACACGGCCGCGCGCCGGAGCCGGGCGTACGCAAATGGCAGGATCGGATCACGCCCGTCTGGAAGAAAATCGCCGGCGGCTGCCACCTGAACCGGCCCATCGGCAAACTGATCGAGGAGTCGGGCTTCGAGATCGAATCCCTGGAGAACCTGTACATCGAACACGCCCCGAGGATCGCCGGGTACATGTATCACGGTGTGGCCAGGAAGGTAGTGTAG
- a CDS encoding cytochrome ubiquinol oxidase subunit I codes for MDLDPVLLSRIQFAFVVSFHAIFPVFTIGLASYIAVLEGLAFRTDNPAWVKLSAFWTKVFAIVFGMGVVSGIVMSFQFGTNWSNFSQASANFLGPMLSYEVVTAFFLEAAFLGVLLFGRDKVPKGVHLMSAIMVATGTFISAFWILSANSWMQTPAGVELREGMFHVTSWSEAIFNPSFPYRFAHMIVASFLTGSFVVAGVSAWYLLLGREVEANRKALSMCLWLILVLAPAQAVIGDFHGLNTLEHQPEKVAAMEANWETQSNVPLLLFAIPDQENQTNHFEIGIPSLASLILTHEWDGVVPGLNEVAPENQPPVWIVFWSFRIMVAMGVLMVLAALTGLFLRKGGRVYQTKWYLQFLRVMSIAPFLAVLTGWFVTETGRAPWLVYGIMNQADAVTPSLSGWMALFTLIGYIIVYALVFTAGVYYLFRVLQVGLEGDDSIDEEHDRPMRPFSAAHVSFEYEPYPGVEKDMNLSPAGVPPTGSSSSSSSKNGGQ; via the coding sequence GTGGATCTAGATCCCGTTCTCCTTTCACGTATCCAGTTCGCCTTCGTCGTTTCCTTCCACGCGATTTTTCCGGTGTTCACCATCGGGTTGGCGTCCTACATCGCAGTCCTCGAAGGGCTGGCCTTCCGAACAGATAATCCCGCCTGGGTGAAGCTGTCGGCTTTCTGGACCAAAGTCTTCGCCATTGTCTTCGGCATGGGGGTCGTGTCCGGCATCGTCATGTCGTTCCAGTTCGGCACCAACTGGAGCAACTTCTCCCAGGCGTCGGCCAACTTCCTCGGGCCCATGCTCAGTTATGAGGTGGTGACGGCCTTCTTCCTGGAAGCGGCCTTCCTCGGGGTGTTGCTGTTCGGGCGTGACAAGGTGCCCAAGGGCGTACACCTGATGTCCGCGATCATGGTGGCGACGGGGACCTTCATCTCGGCGTTCTGGATACTGTCCGCCAATAGCTGGATGCAGACCCCGGCCGGCGTTGAGTTACGTGAGGGCATGTTCCATGTGACTTCCTGGTCCGAGGCGATCTTCAATCCCTCCTTCCCCTACCGCTTTGCCCACATGATCGTGGCCTCGTTCCTGACCGGCAGCTTCGTGGTCGCGGGCGTGAGCGCCTGGTACCTCCTGCTGGGCCGCGAGGTGGAAGCCAACAGGAAGGCGCTGTCCATGTGCCTGTGGCTGATCCTGGTGCTGGCGCCGGCCCAGGCGGTGATCGGTGACTTCCACGGTTTGAATACCCTGGAGCACCAGCCGGAGAAAGTCGCCGCCATGGAGGCCAACTGGGAAACCCAGTCCAACGTGCCGCTGCTGCTGTTCGCCATTCCCGACCAGGAGAACCAGACTAACCATTTCGAAATTGGCATCCCCAGCCTGGCCAGCCTGATCCTGACTCACGAGTGGGATGGCGTGGTTCCCGGGTTGAACGAAGTCGCTCCTGAGAACCAGCCGCCGGTGTGGATTGTGTTCTGGAGCTTCCGGATCATGGTCGCCATGGGCGTGCTGATGGTCCTGGCTGCGCTGACAGGCCTCTTCCTGCGCAAAGGCGGCCGCGTGTACCAGACCAAGTGGTACCTGCAGTTCCTGCGCGTCATGAGTATCGCGCCGTTCCTGGCCGTGCTCACCGGCTGGTTCGTGACCGAGACGGGCCGGGCGCCCTGGCTGGTCTACGGGATCATGAATCAGGCGGATGCAGTGACACCGTCGCTTTCCGGCTGGATGGCCCTGTTCACGCTGATCGGCTACATCATCGTCTACGCGCTGGTATTCACGGCCGGCGTCTACTACCTGTTCCGTGTGTTGCAGGTTGGACTTGAAGGTGACGACTCCATCGACGAGGAACATGACCGCCCGATGCGTCCGTTCTCTGCGGCTCACGTGTCCTTCGAATACGAGCCCTATCCGGGCGTCGAGAAGGATATGAACCTGTCTCCTGCGGGCGTGCCGCCTACAGGCTCTTCTTCCAGCTCCTCATCCAAGAACGGAGGCCAGTAA
- the cydB gene encoding cytochrome d ubiquinol oxidase subunit II produces the protein MQTFDLTLIWAVIIGFGVIMYVLMDGFDLGVGILFPFAPNEEARDVMMNSVAPVWDGNETWLVLGGAGLLAAFPLVYSIFLPAMYIGVFLLLAGLIFRGVAFEFRFKARTSRYLWNWAFAGGSMVAAFAQGAVVGAYVQGFETENMRYVGGALDWLTPFTVLTGLGLMAGYALLGSTWLILKTEGYIQEWAYKITRPLLLAVLVVFALVSFWTPFIDELVRDRWFSTIQVIWVFPALALFCAWQILKSVGKRQEGVPFVATMGLFIFSYLGLLASRWPYVVPPNYTLYDAASAYESQLFLLLGLLFVIPIVLAYTAWTYWVFRGKVKAGVGYH, from the coding sequence ATGCAAACATTTGATTTGACCCTGATCTGGGCAGTGATTATCGGCTTCGGCGTCATCATGTATGTACTGATGGACGGATTCGACCTGGGGGTGGGTATCCTCTTCCCCTTCGCACCGAACGAGGAAGCCCGGGATGTGATGATGAACTCGGTGGCGCCCGTGTGGGACGGCAACGAGACCTGGCTGGTGCTCGGCGGCGCCGGGTTGCTGGCGGCGTTCCCGCTGGTGTACTCGATCTTCCTGCCGGCGATGTATATCGGTGTTTTCCTGCTGCTGGCAGGGCTGATCTTCCGCGGTGTGGCGTTCGAATTCCGCTTCAAGGCGCGCACGTCACGCTACCTGTGGAACTGGGCGTTTGCCGGTGGTTCCATGGTCGCGGCTTTCGCCCAGGGTGCGGTGGTTGGCGCCTACGTGCAGGGCTTCGAGACGGAGAACATGCGCTACGTCGGCGGTGCGCTCGACTGGCTGACACCATTCACTGTGCTCACAGGCCTGGGCCTGATGGCCGGTTACGCGCTGTTGGGCAGCACATGGCTTATTCTGAAGACCGAAGGCTACATCCAGGAATGGGCCTACAAGATCACCCGTCCGCTGTTGCTGGCGGTGCTGGTGGTGTTTGCTCTGGTCAGCTTCTGGACGCCGTTTATCGATGAGCTGGTGCGCGACCGTTGGTTCTCCACGATCCAGGTGATCTGGGTGTTCCCGGCGCTGGCGCTGTTCTGCGCCTGGCAGATCCTCAAGTCCGTCGGCAAGCGGCAGGAAGGTGTGCCCTTTGTCGCCACCATGGGCCTGTTCATCTTCAGCTACCTGGGACTGCTGGCCAGCCGCTGGCCGTACGTGGTGCCGCCGAACTACACCCTGTACGACGCGGCGTCCGCCTATGAATCGCAGCTGTTCCTGCTGCTGGGCCTGCTGTTCGTTATCCCCATCGTGCTGGCGTACACCGCCTGGACCTACTGGGTATTCCGCGGCAAGGTGAAAGCCGGTGTCGGCTATCACTGA
- the cydD gene encoding thiol reductant ABC exporter subunit CydD: MSAITEPDVQTDAPRPAESGRGDAASRPDQERERRKRIRTWLKSLSQDAAPQVRLAVIGGVVSAVAMIVQLGLTAWLVERVVMRETSISDLVPIVVGIAIAILFRGAFQVVRDHAAAASSHRIRQRVRQDLISHWRKAGPVGLSGVSPATLASEWLEQVEALHGYFARFLPQMMLAVIVPLLILIVVMPLDWIAAGFLFLSAPLIPLFMALVGMGAEKLNQQHFETLGRLSGHFLDRLRGLTTLQLLGQTRRATEDVGRATDQYRRINMKTLRVAFLSSAVLEFFASVAIAVIAMYIGFGLLGYITFGGADELSLFTGLFILLLAPEFFQPLRLLSQHYHDRASALGAAGGILDRLDTPVSAPVSNTVGSANDVDMGIRLEHITFGFANRPKLLDDLSLSIKHGQVVGIQGPSGCGKSTLLHLIAGFCSADAGEIAVFGEQPGTRPFGWLGQAPFILHGSWADNLRLVAPEASDAQLKAAMEKAGLLRLLEDRAEGLDAPISESGAGLSGGQGRRLALARVFLADYPLVLLDEPTAGLDAESEQQIIDTLKRLADGNRTLVMASHHPALLAMADKVYRLDNGRLHDA, translated from the coding sequence GTGTCGGCTATCACTGAGCCCGACGTCCAAACCGACGCACCTCGCCCGGCCGAGTCCGGGCGGGGTGACGCCGCATCCAGACCTGACCAGGAACGGGAACGCCGCAAGCGCATCCGTACCTGGCTCAAATCCCTTTCCCAAGACGCCGCGCCCCAGGTTCGCCTGGCGGTGATCGGCGGTGTCGTCAGTGCCGTCGCGATGATCGTGCAGTTGGGTCTGACCGCCTGGCTGGTCGAACGCGTGGTGATGCGGGAAACCTCGATATCCGATCTGGTACCGATCGTCGTGGGCATCGCCATTGCGATCCTGTTCCGCGGCGCATTCCAGGTGGTTCGTGACCATGCTGCAGCGGCGTCCAGCCACCGCATTCGTCAGCGGGTCCGGCAAGACCTGATTAGTCATTGGCGCAAGGCCGGGCCCGTCGGACTGTCTGGCGTCAGCCCTGCCACCCTCGCCAGCGAATGGCTGGAACAGGTGGAGGCGCTGCATGGGTATTTCGCGCGTTTCCTGCCGCAGATGATGCTCGCGGTGATCGTTCCGCTACTGATCCTGATCGTGGTGATGCCGCTGGACTGGATTGCTGCGGGCTTCCTGTTTCTTTCAGCACCCTTGATTCCGCTGTTCATGGCCCTGGTCGGCATGGGCGCGGAGAAACTGAACCAACAGCATTTCGAAACCCTGGGACGCCTGTCGGGGCACTTCCTCGATCGCCTGCGCGGACTGACCACGCTTCAGCTATTGGGACAGACGCGTCGTGCGACCGAGGATGTTGGGAGAGCCACAGATCAGTACCGGCGTATCAACATGAAGACACTGCGGGTGGCGTTCCTCTCGTCGGCAGTGCTGGAGTTCTTCGCCTCCGTCGCCATCGCGGTGATCGCCATGTATATCGGCTTTGGCTTGCTGGGCTATATCACGTTTGGTGGCGCGGATGAGCTCAGCCTGTTTACCGGCCTGTTTATCCTGCTGCTAGCACCGGAGTTCTTCCAGCCGTTGCGCCTGCTCTCCCAGCACTATCACGATCGGGCCTCGGCCCTGGGCGCGGCGGGAGGGATCCTCGACCGGTTGGATACGCCGGTGAGCGCCCCTGTATCGAATACCGTTGGATCTGCAAATGATGTCGATATGGGCATCCGGCTTGAGCACATCACTTTCGGCTTTGCCAACCGGCCCAAGCTGCTGGACGACCTGTCCCTTTCCATCAAGCACGGCCAGGTTGTGGGTATCCAGGGGCCGTCAGGGTGTGGGAAATCCACGCTGCTGCATCTCATTGCCGGTTTCTGCTCGGCGGACGCTGGCGAAATCGCCGTATTCGGTGAGCAGCCCGGCACACGCCCCTTCGGGTGGCTGGGCCAGGCTCCGTTCATCCTCCATGGCAGTTGGGCCGATAACTTGCGGCTGGTGGCGCCGGAGGCCAGTGACGCCCAACTCAAGGCCGCGATGGAGAAGGCCGGCCTGTTGCGTCTGCTGGAAGACCGCGCAGAGGGTCTCGACGCGCCGATTTCCGAATCCGGCGCGGGCCTGTCTGGTGGCCAGGGACGCCGGTTGGCGCTGGCCCGGGTATTCCTGGCGGACTATCCGCTGGTGCTGCTCGACGAGCCCACCGCCGGGTTGGATGCCGAGAGCGAGCAACAGATCATCGATACCCTCAAACGCCTGGCGGATGGCAATCGCACGCTGGTTATGGCCAGCCATCACCCTGCGCTGCTGGCCATGGCGGACAAGGTTTACCGGCTGGATAACGGGAGATTGCACGATGCGTGA